A genome region from Terriglobales bacterium includes the following:
- a CDS encoding histidine kinase, whose amino-acid sequence MDKLILISLLIKLGVAAAVGSALVRSREFQRLLFHEDRTFSQTIYLAIFMSVPFALGVLVRASTPNFLAADLSFEAAVLMGVVGGPLAGALGGLLLAIPAVMHAEWLSLPFNILVGLTMGLLRTGATDRDLIWSFSPFVDLNIYRWIRKLFPRPRLDWQITLFLVIIALRLLGIELARWRPGFLFTLDSRNLWVQVANFASTIFCIGIPLKIWNNTRIELKLEEQERLLLQARMEALQSQINPHFLFNTLNSVSSLVRFDPDTARELIVKLANILRRLLRKADAFVQLREEIEFIDDYLDIEVVRFGHDKLQVIKQLDPASLDALVPSMVLQPLVENSIKHGLGPKIEGGSIVIRSALHGGTLVIQVQDDGVGMSDGFLERPTGFGGTGIGMANVSERLRVLYGDSAKMVVNNNPSGGTLVELIIPIFAGEEVSPAANPVQAARSSTLR is encoded by the coding sequence ATGGACAAGCTGATCCTGATTTCGCTGTTGATCAAGCTGGGCGTGGCCGCCGCGGTGGGCAGTGCGCTGGTGCGATCGCGCGAATTCCAGAGGCTCCTCTTCCACGAAGACCGCACTTTCAGTCAGACCATATATCTGGCAATCTTCATGTCCGTGCCGTTTGCTTTGGGCGTGCTCGTTCGGGCGAGCACTCCTAATTTCCTCGCGGCGGATCTTTCATTCGAAGCGGCCGTACTCATGGGAGTTGTGGGTGGACCGCTTGCCGGTGCTCTGGGTGGATTGCTGTTGGCAATTCCAGCGGTCATGCATGCGGAGTGGCTCAGTCTGCCCTTCAACATCCTGGTAGGACTCACCATGGGGCTGCTGAGGACCGGGGCAACCGACCGGGATCTGATTTGGTCCTTCTCCCCGTTTGTTGACCTCAATATCTACCGTTGGATACGCAAACTTTTTCCCCGCCCCCGCTTGGACTGGCAGATCACGCTTTTTCTGGTGATCATTGCGCTGCGTCTTCTGGGCATCGAGTTGGCGAGATGGCGCCCGGGATTTCTTTTCACCCTCGACAGCCGGAATCTTTGGGTGCAAGTCGCGAATTTCGCGAGCACGATCTTTTGCATCGGCATCCCGCTCAAGATCTGGAACAACACCCGCATCGAGTTGAAGCTGGAAGAGCAGGAGCGATTGCTGCTGCAGGCACGCATGGAAGCGCTGCAGAGCCAGATCAATCCTCATTTTCTGTTTAATACTCTGAACTCTGTATCCTCCTTGGTCCGCTTCGATCCGGACACGGCCCGCGAACTGATCGTGAAGCTGGCCAACATCTTGCGCCGGCTTTTACGCAAAGCGGATGCATTTGTGCAACTGCGCGAGGAAATCGAATTCATCGACGACTACCTGGACATCGAGGTCGTTCGCTTTGGCCACGACAAGTTGCAGGTCATCAAGCAGCTCGATCCGGCCTCGCTCGATGCCCTGGTCCCCAGCATGGTGCTGCAGCCGCTGGTGGAAAATTCGATCAAGCACGGCTTGGGTCCGAAAATCGAAGGTGGATCGATTGTCATTCGAAGTGCGCTGCACGGCGGCACGCTGGTGATTCAGGTTCAGGACGATGGGGTGGGGATGAGCGATGGCTTCCTGGAACGTCCCACAGGATTTGGAGGCACCGGGATTGGCATGGCCAATGTTTCGGAGCGGCTGCGGGTCCTTTATGGCGACTCGGCGAAAATGGTGGTCAACAACAATCCTTCCGGCGGAACCCTGGTTGAGCTGATCATTCCGATTTTCGCCGGGGAAGAGGTCTCTCCCGCAGCCAATCCAGTTCAAGCAGCCCGATCCAGCACTCTGCGGTAA